A single region of the Bos mutus isolate GX-2022 chromosome 17, NWIPB_WYAK_1.1, whole genome shotgun sequence genome encodes:
- the OTUD4 gene encoding OTU domain-containing protein 4 isoform X1: MEAAVGTPDGGDRGGAAPREDATPMDAYLRTLGLYRKLVAKDGSCLFRAVAEQVLHSQSRHVEVRMACIHYLRENREKFEEFIEGSFEEYLKRLENPQEWVGQVEISALSLMYRKDFIIYQKPNVSPSQVTENNFPEKVLLCFSNGNHYDIVYPIKYKESSAMCQSLLYELLYEKVFKTDVSKILMGLDSSEVADEDNSEISDSEDDSCKSKPTTINDVNGFKTLSSDQHPKSNGNSPSLPLSRKVLKSLSPAVYRNVEYEIWLKSKQAQQKHDYSIAAGLQYEVGDKCQVRLDHDGKFSNADFQGVHAENGPVLVAELGKKYSPKNLKPPPSESWNTVSGKKMKKPPSGQNFHSDMDYRGPKNSSKPIKAPSALPPRLQHPSGARQHASSGHSAAPQSQKTSSEHKNLSRTPSQIIRKPDRERAEDFDATTREPNYFGLSPEERREKQAIEESRLLYEIQNRDEQAFPALSSSSVSQSASQSSNPGVQRKSSHGSDRKGSRRRMDTEERKDKDSVHGHISLDKKPEPGTLENISNDKCARISSPSKSKTLECPPPTEQKPAEHVSLSNPAPLLVSPEVHLTPAVPSLPATVPAWPSEPTTFGPTGVPAQIPVLSVTQTLTTGPDSAVSQAHLTPSPVPVSIQAVNQPLMPLPQTLSLYQDPLYPGFPCNEKGDRAIAPPYSLCHTGEDLPKDKNILRFFFNLGVKAYSCPMWAPHSYLYPLHQAYLAACRMYPKVPVPMYPQNPWFQEAPSAQNESDCTCPDAHFPMEPEGSVNGQMPQAEMGPPAFSSPLVMPPSQVSDSHGQLSYPADLESENAGQLLHADYEESLSGKNMFPQPSFGPNPFLGPVPIAPPFFPHVWYGYPFQGFIENPVMRQNIVLPSDEKGELDLPLENLDLSKECASVSAAEEFPEAGGEDPHAPPEAGASKSDGRAERSSQTPKAEPAAAPGPPAAEGEAHVPAQLLNREREAGPAGLEPKRTIPSLKEKPEKGKEPKTAADVVSGANSVDSRVQRPKEESSEDENEVSHILRSGRSKQFYNQTFGGRKYKSDWGFSGRGGYPHARGEESWKGQPSRSRDEGYQYHRNARGRPYRGDRRRSGMGDGHRGQHT; encoded by the exons gaatgggttggaCAAGTGGAAATAAGTGCCCTTTCTCTTATGTACAG GAAAGATTTTATAATTTACCAGAAACCAAATGTTTCTCCTTCACAagtaactgaaaataattttcctgaaaAG gTATTACTGTGTTTTTCAAATGGAAATCATTATGATATTGTCTATCCCATAAAGTATAAAGAGAGCTCGGCTATGTGTCAGT CTCTGCTTTATGAATTGCTGTATGAGAAGGTATTTAAAACTGACGTCAGTAAAATCTTGATGGGCCTAGATAGCTCTGAAGTAGCGGATGAAGACAACAGTGAAATATCAGATTCAGAGGATGACAGTTGCAA GAGTAAACCTACCACTATTAATGATGTGAATGGATTTAAAACTTTGTCAAGTGACcag CATCCGAAAAGCAATGGAAACTCTCCTAGCCTTCCTTTGTCTAGAAAGGTTcttaagtcactcagtccagcAGTCTATAGAAATGTGGAATATGAAATTTGGCTAAAGTCTAAACAAg CTCAACAAAAACATGATTATTCCATTGCTGCTGGCTTACAGTATGAAGTTGGAGATAAATGCCAG GTTAGGTTGGATCACGATGGAAAATTTTCTAATGCAGACTTTCAAGGGGTTCACGCTGAGAATGGGCCAGTTTTGGTCGCAGAACTTGGAAAGAA atactCACCGAAGAACCTCAAACCGCCTCCCTCAGAAAGCTGGAACACAGTGTcaggaaagaagatgaaaaaaccCCCTTCGGGACAGAATTTCCATTCTG ACATGGATTACAGAGGGCCAAAGAACTCAAGCAAGCCAATAAAAGCCCCGTCAGCTCTACCTCCTCGCCTGCAGCACCCTTCAGGAGCGAGACAGCATGCATCCTCCGGTCATTCTGCTGCGCCACAGTCTCAGAAAACCTCCAGCGAGCACAAAAATCTTAGCAGAACACCCTCACAGATCATAAG AAAACCTGATCGTGAGAGAGCTGAGGATTTTGATGCCACGACTCGAGAACCTAACTATTTCGGCCTCTCTCCAGAAGAGCGCAGAGAGAAGCAAGCTATAGAAGAGTCTCGCTTACTCTATGAGATTCAGAACAGAGATGAACAGGCTTTCCCAGCCCtttct AGTTCATCAGTCAGCCAGTCAGCTTCTCAGAGTAGCAACCCAGGCGTCCAGAGAAAATCGTCCCATGGAAGCGATCGAAAAGGAAGCAGGCGGAGAATGGACACCGAAGAACGGAAAGATAAAG actctgtccatggacataTTTCCTTGGATAAAAAACCTGAGCCAGGCACATTGGAg AATATTAGCAATGATAAGTGTGCAAGAATTTCATCACCATCAAAATCAAAGACATTAGAGTGCCCACCTCCTACAGAGCAA AAGCCAGCAGAACATGTGTCTCTGTCAAATCCAGCTCCCCTTCTAGTTTCTCCAGAGGTACATCTAACTCCTGCGGTGCCTTCCTTACCAGCCACTGTGCCCGCCTGGCCGAGCGAACCTACAACGTTTGGACCAACAG GTGTCCCTGCCCAAATTCCTGTCTTGTCAGTGACACAGACTCTGACTACCGGACCTGATTCTGCTGTGTCCCAAGCTCATTTGACACCGTCTCCAGTTCCTGTGTCAATACAGGCCGTGAACCAGCCCTTGATGCCTTTGCCTCAGACATTGAGCCTTTACCAGGACCCACTGTATCCTGGGTTTCCTTGTAACGAAAAGGGAGATCGAGCCATCGCACCACCTTATTCACTGTGTCACACAGGGGAGGACCTGCCTAAAG ATAAGAACATTCTTCGATTCTTCTTCAATCTTGGTGTAAAG GCATATAGTTGTCCTATGTGGGCCCCACACTCTTACCTGTACCCTCTGCACCAGGCTTACCTGGCGGCCTGCAGGATGTACCCAAAGGTCCCTGTCCCTATGTATCCTCAAAACCCCTGGTTCCAAGAAGCTCCTTCTGCTCAGAACGAGAGTGACTGTACGTGTCCAGATGCACACTTCCCCATGGAGCCCGAAGGCAGCGTGAACGGCCAGATGCCACAGGCAGAGATGGGGCCGCCCGCGTTTTCCTCTCCCCTGGTCATGCCTCCGTCTCAGGTGTCTGACAGTCACGGACAGCTGTCCTACCCGGCGGACCTAGAATCGGAGAATGCGGGGCAGCTCCTTCACGCCGACTATGAGGAGTCGCTGAGCGGCAAGAACATGTTCCCGCAGCCGTCCTTTGGCCCGAACCCATTCTTAGGCCCGGTCCCCATCGCACCGCCTTTCTTTCCTCACGTTTGGTATGGGTACCCTTTTCAGGGATTCATCGAGAATCCAGTCATGAGGCAGAATATCGTTCTGCCCTCCGATGAGAAAGGAGAATTGGATCTGCCCCTGGAAAACCTGGATCTCTCTAAAGAGTGTGCTTCCGTGTCAGCAGCAGAGGAGTTTCCCGAGGCCGGGGGCGAGGACCCCCATGCTCCCCCTGAAGCCGGCGCGAGCAAGTCAGATGGCCGGGCTGAGCGCTCCTCGCAGACGCCGAAGGCGGAGCCGGCCGCGGCTCCCGGCCCTCCTGCCGCCGAGGGCGAGGCGCACGTTCCTGCTCAGCTTCTAAACAGAGAGAGGGAAGCTGGGCCCGCGGGACTTGAGCCCAAAAGGACCATTCCAAGCctgaaagaaaaaccagaaaaagGGAAAGAGCCCAAGACTGCTGCTGATGTGGTCAGCGGGGCCAACTCTGTGGACAGCAGGGTGCAGAGACCAAAAGAAGAGAGCTCAGAGGATGAAAACGAGGTGTCTCACATTCTGAGGAGCGGTCGCTCCAAGCAGTTCTATAACCAGACTTTCGGGGGTAGGAAGTACAAGAGCGACTGGGGCTTTTCGGGCCGCGGCGGGTACCCGCACGCTCGAGGCGAGGAGTCCTGGAAGGGGCAGCCGAGCAGGAGCCGCGACGAGGGTTACCAGTACCACCGGAACGCCCGCGGCCGGCCCTACCGCGGGGACAGGAGGAGGTCGGGGATGGGGGACGGCCATCGGGGGCAGCACACCTGA
- the OTUD4 gene encoding OTU domain-containing protein 4 isoform X2 yields the protein MACIHYLRENREKFEEFIEGSFEEYLKRLENPQEWVGQVEISALSLMYRKDFIIYQKPNVSPSQVTENNFPEKVLLCFSNGNHYDIVYPIKYKESSAMCQSLLYELLYEKVFKTDVSKILMGLDSSEVADEDNSEISDSEDDSCKSKPTTINDVNGFKTLSSDQHPKSNGNSPSLPLSRKVLKSLSPAVYRNVEYEIWLKSKQAQQKHDYSIAAGLQYEVGDKCQVRLDHDGKFSNADFQGVHAENGPVLVAELGKKYSPKNLKPPPSESWNTVSGKKMKKPPSGQNFHSDMDYRGPKNSSKPIKAPSALPPRLQHPSGARQHASSGHSAAPQSQKTSSEHKNLSRTPSQIIRKPDRERAEDFDATTREPNYFGLSPEERREKQAIEESRLLYEIQNRDEQAFPALSSSSVSQSASQSSNPGVQRKSSHGSDRKGSRRRMDTEERKDKDSVHGHISLDKKPEPGTLENISNDKCARISSPSKSKTLECPPPTEQKPAEHVSLSNPAPLLVSPEVHLTPAVPSLPATVPAWPSEPTTFGPTGVPAQIPVLSVTQTLTTGPDSAVSQAHLTPSPVPVSIQAVNQPLMPLPQTLSLYQDPLYPGFPCNEKGDRAIAPPYSLCHTGEDLPKDKNILRFFFNLGVKAYSCPMWAPHSYLYPLHQAYLAACRMYPKVPVPMYPQNPWFQEAPSAQNESDCTCPDAHFPMEPEGSVNGQMPQAEMGPPAFSSPLVMPPSQVSDSHGQLSYPADLESENAGQLLHADYEESLSGKNMFPQPSFGPNPFLGPVPIAPPFFPHVWYGYPFQGFIENPVMRQNIVLPSDEKGELDLPLENLDLSKECASVSAAEEFPEAGGEDPHAPPEAGASKSDGRAERSSQTPKAEPAAAPGPPAAEGEAHVPAQLLNREREAGPAGLEPKRTIPSLKEKPEKGKEPKTAADVVSGANSVDSRVQRPKEESSEDENEVSHILRSGRSKQFYNQTFGGRKYKSDWGFSGRGGYPHARGEESWKGQPSRSRDEGYQYHRNARGRPYRGDRRRSGMGDGHRGQHT from the exons gaatgggttggaCAAGTGGAAATAAGTGCCCTTTCTCTTATGTACAG GAAAGATTTTATAATTTACCAGAAACCAAATGTTTCTCCTTCACAagtaactgaaaataattttcctgaaaAG gTATTACTGTGTTTTTCAAATGGAAATCATTATGATATTGTCTATCCCATAAAGTATAAAGAGAGCTCGGCTATGTGTCAGT CTCTGCTTTATGAATTGCTGTATGAGAAGGTATTTAAAACTGACGTCAGTAAAATCTTGATGGGCCTAGATAGCTCTGAAGTAGCGGATGAAGACAACAGTGAAATATCAGATTCAGAGGATGACAGTTGCAA GAGTAAACCTACCACTATTAATGATGTGAATGGATTTAAAACTTTGTCAAGTGACcag CATCCGAAAAGCAATGGAAACTCTCCTAGCCTTCCTTTGTCTAGAAAGGTTcttaagtcactcagtccagcAGTCTATAGAAATGTGGAATATGAAATTTGGCTAAAGTCTAAACAAg CTCAACAAAAACATGATTATTCCATTGCTGCTGGCTTACAGTATGAAGTTGGAGATAAATGCCAG GTTAGGTTGGATCACGATGGAAAATTTTCTAATGCAGACTTTCAAGGGGTTCACGCTGAGAATGGGCCAGTTTTGGTCGCAGAACTTGGAAAGAA atactCACCGAAGAACCTCAAACCGCCTCCCTCAGAAAGCTGGAACACAGTGTcaggaaagaagatgaaaaaaccCCCTTCGGGACAGAATTTCCATTCTG ACATGGATTACAGAGGGCCAAAGAACTCAAGCAAGCCAATAAAAGCCCCGTCAGCTCTACCTCCTCGCCTGCAGCACCCTTCAGGAGCGAGACAGCATGCATCCTCCGGTCATTCTGCTGCGCCACAGTCTCAGAAAACCTCCAGCGAGCACAAAAATCTTAGCAGAACACCCTCACAGATCATAAG AAAACCTGATCGTGAGAGAGCTGAGGATTTTGATGCCACGACTCGAGAACCTAACTATTTCGGCCTCTCTCCAGAAGAGCGCAGAGAGAAGCAAGCTATAGAAGAGTCTCGCTTACTCTATGAGATTCAGAACAGAGATGAACAGGCTTTCCCAGCCCtttct AGTTCATCAGTCAGCCAGTCAGCTTCTCAGAGTAGCAACCCAGGCGTCCAGAGAAAATCGTCCCATGGAAGCGATCGAAAAGGAAGCAGGCGGAGAATGGACACCGAAGAACGGAAAGATAAAG actctgtccatggacataTTTCCTTGGATAAAAAACCTGAGCCAGGCACATTGGAg AATATTAGCAATGATAAGTGTGCAAGAATTTCATCACCATCAAAATCAAAGACATTAGAGTGCCCACCTCCTACAGAGCAA AAGCCAGCAGAACATGTGTCTCTGTCAAATCCAGCTCCCCTTCTAGTTTCTCCAGAGGTACATCTAACTCCTGCGGTGCCTTCCTTACCAGCCACTGTGCCCGCCTGGCCGAGCGAACCTACAACGTTTGGACCAACAG GTGTCCCTGCCCAAATTCCTGTCTTGTCAGTGACACAGACTCTGACTACCGGACCTGATTCTGCTGTGTCCCAAGCTCATTTGACACCGTCTCCAGTTCCTGTGTCAATACAGGCCGTGAACCAGCCCTTGATGCCTTTGCCTCAGACATTGAGCCTTTACCAGGACCCACTGTATCCTGGGTTTCCTTGTAACGAAAAGGGAGATCGAGCCATCGCACCACCTTATTCACTGTGTCACACAGGGGAGGACCTGCCTAAAG ATAAGAACATTCTTCGATTCTTCTTCAATCTTGGTGTAAAG GCATATAGTTGTCCTATGTGGGCCCCACACTCTTACCTGTACCCTCTGCACCAGGCTTACCTGGCGGCCTGCAGGATGTACCCAAAGGTCCCTGTCCCTATGTATCCTCAAAACCCCTGGTTCCAAGAAGCTCCTTCTGCTCAGAACGAGAGTGACTGTACGTGTCCAGATGCACACTTCCCCATGGAGCCCGAAGGCAGCGTGAACGGCCAGATGCCACAGGCAGAGATGGGGCCGCCCGCGTTTTCCTCTCCCCTGGTCATGCCTCCGTCTCAGGTGTCTGACAGTCACGGACAGCTGTCCTACCCGGCGGACCTAGAATCGGAGAATGCGGGGCAGCTCCTTCACGCCGACTATGAGGAGTCGCTGAGCGGCAAGAACATGTTCCCGCAGCCGTCCTTTGGCCCGAACCCATTCTTAGGCCCGGTCCCCATCGCACCGCCTTTCTTTCCTCACGTTTGGTATGGGTACCCTTTTCAGGGATTCATCGAGAATCCAGTCATGAGGCAGAATATCGTTCTGCCCTCCGATGAGAAAGGAGAATTGGATCTGCCCCTGGAAAACCTGGATCTCTCTAAAGAGTGTGCTTCCGTGTCAGCAGCAGAGGAGTTTCCCGAGGCCGGGGGCGAGGACCCCCATGCTCCCCCTGAAGCCGGCGCGAGCAAGTCAGATGGCCGGGCTGAGCGCTCCTCGCAGACGCCGAAGGCGGAGCCGGCCGCGGCTCCCGGCCCTCCTGCCGCCGAGGGCGAGGCGCACGTTCCTGCTCAGCTTCTAAACAGAGAGAGGGAAGCTGGGCCCGCGGGACTTGAGCCCAAAAGGACCATTCCAAGCctgaaagaaaaaccagaaaaagGGAAAGAGCCCAAGACTGCTGCTGATGTGGTCAGCGGGGCCAACTCTGTGGACAGCAGGGTGCAGAGACCAAAAGAAGAGAGCTCAGAGGATGAAAACGAGGTGTCTCACATTCTGAGGAGCGGTCGCTCCAAGCAGTTCTATAACCAGACTTTCGGGGGTAGGAAGTACAAGAGCGACTGGGGCTTTTCGGGCCGCGGCGGGTACCCGCACGCTCGAGGCGAGGAGTCCTGGAAGGGGCAGCCGAGCAGGAGCCGCGACGAGGGTTACCAGTACCACCGGAACGCCCGCGGCCGGCCCTACCGCGGGGACAGGAGGAGGTCGGGGATGGGGGACGGCCATCGGGGGCAGCACACCTGA